In the Blautia coccoides genome, CCAGCATACAGGATATGTGAAAGCGATCGTAGGCGGACGCGGTGAAAAAGCAACCAGTTTGTCCCTGAACAGAGCCACCAGAACGGTAAGGCAGCCCGGTTCTACCTTCAAAATTGTGTCTACCTATGCGCCGGCACTGAATGAGTGCGGCAAGACACTGGCAACTGTCTATGATGATGAACCTTACCAATACAAAAGCGGCAAACCGGTAAACAACTGGCTGACAGGCAGCTTCGGCGGACCTACAACAATACGGGAAGCGATTGTTAATTCTGTCAACGTAGTAGCTGTAAAATGTATTACCGATATAACACCACAGCTTGCATATGATTATCTGCTTAAATTCGGTTTCACCACTATTGTGGATACACTCACCATAGACGGCAATGTGTACTCTGATATCGGACAGCCCACCGCTCTGGGTGGTATCACAAGAGGTGTGAGCAACCTGGAACTGACTGCCGCCTATGCGGCAATTGCCAACAACGGAACTTATATCAAGCCTATGTTTTACACAAAGATCCTGGATGAAGATGGCAATGTATTCCTTGACAATACACCAGAAAAGACAAAAGTCATTAAACCAAGTACCGCATATCTGCTCACCAGTGCTATGGAGGATGTTGTAGACCATGGTACAGGTACCAGACTACAGCTGAACAATATGCATGTAGCCGGTAAGACAGGTACAACAGAGGGTTATAATGACCTTTGGTTTGCAGGATATACCCCTTACTACACCTGCACGGTCTGGTCGGGATACGATGACAACACAAAACTGCCGTCCGGTGATTACAGAACTTATCATCAGGATTTATGGCGCAAGGTTATGCAGAGGCTCCATGAGGACAAGACAGATACGGATTTCAAGATGCCGGCCACAGTGGAAAAAGCCACCGTCTGCAGTGAGACAGGCCTTCTTCCCAATTATGCCTGCCCAACTATAACGGAGTATTTTGAATCCGACGAGATTCCAAAGAAACGGTGTAATGTACACTCTAATAGAGTCTATACTCCGCCGGCGGAGGAAACCAACGAACCGCCTGCTGACACACCGACAGATACCCCCACAGACAACCCGGCTAATCCGCCCACAGACAATAATACGCCGCCGGATACTCCCGGTGACACACCGACAGATAATCCGGGAGGTGATACACCTACGGACAACCCGGACACACCGGATACTCCCGACAATCCCGATACTCCAACTCCTCCTGATGAAGGCGGAGAGGGAACCGGCGGTGAGACAGAGTAAGTCATAGAAAAGGGAGCAGCATCTATTCAAACCAATAGATGCTGCTCCCTTATTTTGCCCGTAACTGTGTGGTACTGAACCGTTACGGGCATTGTTACCTTTTTTCTTACATTATTTACTCAGGATCAATTTAGCTGCACCGTAAATGCCCGCATCATTGCCCAGAGTTGCCAGCTTGATCTTTGTGTCTTTGCAGGCTGTAAATGCATACTGTCTGTAGTATTTTTCAACACAGTCGATCAAAACCTGTCCGGCCTTGGAAACACCGCCGCCGATCACGATCACATCCGGGTCTGCAACACAGGAAAACACAGCCAGAGCGTTGCCCAGATAACGCGAAAACTGATCCACCACCTGAGCAGCCAGGGCATCTCCCTCTTTATAGGCGTCAAAGACATCCTTTGCGGTCACATTCCCAATACCGCGCAGTACAGACTCATCCTGGCAGGATGCCATAGCACGCCTTGCCAGTCTGGCTATACCCGTTGCTGAAGCATATTGTTCCAGACATCCTTTGTTGCCGCAGTTACAAGCCTCTTCCTCATTTATCTCCACAGATGCATGTCCGATCTCACCGCCGGCTCCGTGAGCGCCTGTCACCATTTTTTCATTAACAATGATACCACCGCCAACACCGGTTCCCAGAGTGACCAGAATCAGGTTTTTAGAGCCTTCTCCTCCGCCCTTCCACATCTCGCCCAGGGCTGCCACATTTGCGTCATTTCCGGCCTTTACCACAAGACCTGTCAAGTCTGCCAGTTCCTTTTCGATATTCTTCCTTCCCCAGTGAAGATTAACTGCACAGGGAATCTCTCCGTTTTCATTTACAGGTCCGGGAATTCCGATTCCCACACCGGTTACATTTTCTTTTTCAATTTTTTTCTCTTCCATCTTCTTCAGAATCGTTTTAGCAATATCCGGAAGAATTTCTTTTCCTTCGTTCTCCACGCGGGTTTTGATCTCCCACTTTTCCTCCACGGTTCCATCTGTCTGAAACAGGGCGCATTTTACACTGGTTCCTCCCAAATCTATTCCAAAACACCATGCAGCCATCAGTCTTCGTCCTCCTCGCTTCTCTTCTTTGCCATATTTTCCTGTACACGGCGGTACAGCTCCTGAGCCGCATTGTAGCCCATCTTTTTCTGTCTGTGGTTGACAGCAGCGGACTCTACAATGACAGCAAGATTTCTGCCTGGTCGGATAGGAAGTGAATGACATACGATCCTGTTGCCTAAAAACTCTGTATATTCCTCTTCCATCCCCAGACGGTCATATTCTCTGTCTTTGTTCCACTCTTCCAGTTTGATGACCAGGTCAATAGACTGGGTGTTCTTCACACTCTCCACACCAAACAGGGTCTTTACATCAATGATCCCGATACCCCGCAGTTCGATGAAATGACGGGTAATATCCGGCGCTGAACCTACCAGGGTCACATCACTGACACGGCGGATTTCCACCACGTCATCGCTGACAAGACGATGTCCTCTTTTGATCAGTTCCAG is a window encoding:
- a CDS encoding ROK family glucokinase: MAAWCFGIDLGGTSVKCALFQTDGTVEEKWEIKTRVENEGKEILPDIAKTILKKMEEKKIEKENVTGVGIGIPGPVNENGEIPCAVNLHWGRKNIEKELADLTGLVVKAGNDANVAALGEMWKGGGEGSKNLILVTLGTGVGGGIIVNEKMVTGAHGAGGEIGHASVEINEEEACNCGNKGCLEQYASATGIARLARRAMASCQDESVLRGIGNVTAKDVFDAYKEGDALAAQVVDQFSRYLGNALAVFSCVADPDVIVIGGGVSKAGQVLIDCVEKYYRQYAFTACKDTKIKLATLGNDAGIYGAAKLILSK